Sequence from the Paenibacillus tundrae genome:
GCGTCTGCTCGGACTTGGCGTTAGCCGACTTATTATTGGAACAGCGGCGATTGAGGATCGTGCTTTTACGGAGGAAGTGTTGGGACGCTACGGTGATAAGGTTGCTATCGGGATCGATGCTCGTAACGGTTATGTCGCTACACGAGGCTGGCTCGAAACATCAGAGGTTCAGGCTGAAGTGCTGGCGAAGGAGCTGGCTGCATTCGGCGCAGAAACATTTATCTTCACTGATATTTCTCGGGACGGCATGATGCAAGGGCCAAATGTGGAAGCGATTGTGTCTCTAGCGAAGGCAAGCGGCAGAACCGTTATTGCTTCCGGTGGTGTGAGTGTTATGGATGATCTACTTCGCCTTAGCCGCCATGCAGATGATGGCGTTGGTGGAGCAATCGTGGGCAAAGCGCTATATACAGGTAGCATCGATCTGACTGAAGCGGTACGTTCGGTGAATAAATAAGCGAGATATTCGGGTAGAGAGGAAGAGGAGCATGCTGGCAAAAAGAATCATTCCTTGTCTGGACGTGAAGGACGGGCGGGTTGTCAAAGGCGTTAACTTCGTCAATCTCCGCGATGCGGGTGATCCGGTTGAGCTGGCGGCGCTATATGATCGTGAGGGTGCCGACGAACTGGTATTCCTCGATATTTCCGCTTCGGTAGAAGGACGAGAAACGATGGAAGAAGTCGTACGTCAAACGGCTGGCGAAATTGCGATTCCATTTACGGTGGGTGGAGGTATCTCCAAGGTTGAAGATATGAAACGTATTTTGCGAGCAGGCGCGGACAAAATTGCCGTTAATACAGCAGCAGTGCTTAATCCTCAGTTAATTGCAGATGGGGCACGTCGTTTTGGTTCCCAGTGTATTGTGGTAGCGGTGGATGCCAAGTACAACGATGCTTGGGGCGAGTGGGAAGTCTATACCCATGGAGGCCGGAAAGCTTCAGGAATCAAGGCGCTGGAATGGGTCAAGCAGGCTGAAGAACTAGGAGCAGGTGAAATTTTGCTGACAAGCATGGATGCTGACGGCACCAAAGATGGCTTCGATCTAAAGCTGACGGCTGCTGTATCTGAATTGGTGCGTATACCGGTTATCGCCTCAGGCGGTGCCGGCAAGGAATCCCACTTCTACGATGTGTTCACGGCGGGTAAAGCGGATGCGGGGCTCGCGGCAACGATATTCCATTATAAAGAAATCGCCGTACCGGTACTAAAACAACATTTGAGCGAACAAGGGGTGGAGATCCGTGAGTAATACAAGAAATGAAATTAAGGAACAATTGTCCCTTACACAGGTAGTGGAGCATATCCGCTGGAACGATGGATTGGTACCTGCCATTGTACAGGATGCTGAAACTCGCGAAGTTTTGATGATGGCTTACATGAACCGGGAGTCTTTGAAGCTGTCGCTGGAATCTGGTGAAACGTGGTTCTGGTCACGCTCTCGTCAAGAGCTATGGCACAAAGGAGCAACATCAGGCAACGTACAACAGATCACTTCGCTAAAATATGATTGTGATGGTGATACGTTACTTGTTGAGGTTAAACCGAATGGACCAGCTTGTCACACAGGTGAAGTGACTTGTTTCCA
This genomic interval carries:
- the hisA gene encoding 1-(5-phosphoribosyl)-5-[(5-phosphoribosylamino)methylideneamino]imidazole-4-carboxamide isomerase is translated as MSSFIIYPAIDIRDGKCVRLVQGDYNQETVYNDDPVQVALSWEKQGGTYVHLVDLDGAKAGHPVNDELIGRIASAVNVPVQVGGGLRTVADVERLLGLGVSRLIIGTAAIEDRAFTEEVLGRYGDKVAIGIDARNGYVATRGWLETSEVQAEVLAKELAAFGAETFIFTDISRDGMMQGPNVEAIVSLAKASGRTVIASGGVSVMDDLLRLSRHADDGVGGAIVGKALYTGSIDLTEAVRSVNK
- the hisF gene encoding imidazole glycerol phosphate synthase subunit HisF, whose protein sequence is MLAKRIIPCLDVKDGRVVKGVNFVNLRDAGDPVELAALYDREGADELVFLDISASVEGRETMEEVVRQTAGEIAIPFTVGGGISKVEDMKRILRAGADKIAVNTAAVLNPQLIADGARRFGSQCIVVAVDAKYNDAWGEWEVYTHGGRKASGIKALEWVKQAEELGAGEILLTSMDADGTKDGFDLKLTAAVSELVRIPVIASGGAGKESHFYDVFTAGKADAGLAATIFHYKEIAVPVLKQHLSEQGVEIRE